In Callospermophilus lateralis isolate mCalLat2 chromosome 10, mCalLat2.hap1, whole genome shotgun sequence, a single genomic region encodes these proteins:
- the LOC143408779 gene encoding keratin-associated protein 13-1-like, whose protein sequence is MSHSCHSGYFSHSFGGHLPYSHSFCGSSYPSNLVYTTNFHHPRTCHLGSSHYRGCQEIFHGPSRCQNSCVVSRTCYQPRTFTHSSPCQRTYAGSLGFGSSSCHSLGFGSRSCHSLGCGSIHFRPVGYRIHDCPSLGYGSGFHHPIYVASRSFQSSCYRPTCGSAF, encoded by the exons ATGTCCCACAGCTGTCACTCTGGATACTTCTCCCACTCCTTTGGAGGCCACCTGCCCTATTCACACTCCTTCTGTGGTTCTTCCTACCCCAGCAACCTGGTCTATACCACCAACTTCCACCATCCCAGGACCTGCCACCTGGGCTCCTCTCACTACAGGGGCTGTCAGGAGATCTTCCACGGGCCCTCAAGATGCCAGAATTCCTGTGTGGTGTCCAGGACCTGCTACCAACCAAGGACCTTCACCCACTCCAGTCCCTGCCAGAGGACCTACGCTGGATCTCTGGGCTTTGGGTCCAGCAGTTGCCACTCCCTGGGCTTTGGATCTAGAAGCTGCCACTCTCTGG GCTGTGGATCCATCCACTTCAGACCTGTGGGTTATAGAATCCATGACTGCCCTTCCCTGGGCTATGGATCTGGATTCCACCACCCAATCTATGTGGCTTCTAGGAGCTTCCAGTCTTCTTGTTACAGACCTACCTGTGGGTCAGCCTTCTAG
- the LOC143408780 gene encoding keratin-associated protein 13-1-like, translating into MSHSHSCCFGDFSSHSFGSHLPYSHSFCSSSYPSNLVYTTNFHHPRTCHLGSSHYRGCQEIFHGPSRCQNSCVVSRTCYQPTTFTHSSPCQRTYAGSLGFGSSSCHSLGFGSRSCHSLGYGSSHFRPVGYRIHDCPSLGYGSGFHHPIYVASRSFQSSCYRPTCGSAF; encoded by the exons ATGTCCCACTCCCACAGCTGCTGCTTTGGAGACTTCTCTTCCCACTCCTTCGGAAGCCATCTGCCCTATTCACATTCCTTCTGTTCTTCCTCCTACCCCAGCAACCTGGTCTATACCACCAACTTCCACCATCCCAGGACCTGCCACCTGGGCTCCTCTCACTACAGGGGCTGTCAGGAGATCTTCCACGGGCCTTCAAGATGCCAGAATTCCTGTGTGGTGTCCAGGACCTGCTACCAACCAACGACCTTCACCCACTCCAGTCCCTGCCAGAGGACCTATGCTGGATCTCTGGGCTTTGGGTCCAGCAGTTGCCACTCCCTGGGCTTTGGATCTAGAAGCTGCCACTCTCTGGGCTATGGCTCTAG CCACTTCAGACCTGTGGGTTATAGAATCCATGACTGCCCTTCCCTGGGCTATGGATCTGGATTCCATCACCCAATCTATGTGGCTTCTAGGAGCTTCCAGTCTTCTTGTTACAGACCAACCTGTGGGTCAGCCTTCTAG